In Hippoglossus stenolepis isolate QCI-W04-F060 chromosome 20, HSTE1.2, whole genome shotgun sequence, the following are encoded in one genomic region:
- the ppp2r5cb gene encoding protein phosphatase 2, regulatory subunit B', gamma b isoform X3 — MLACARAASGMVLDAPSSNGPFQPVALMHFRDVPPAEQEKLFIQKLRQCCVLFDFVSDPLSDLKWKEVKRAALSEMVEYITHNRNVITEPIYPEVVHVFSVNMFRTLPPSSNPTGAEFDPEEDEPTLEAAWPHLQLVYEFILRFLESPDFQPNIAKKYIDQKFVMQLLELFDSEDPRERDFLKTTLHRIYGKFLGLRAYIRKQINNIFYSFIYETEHHNGIAELLEILGSIINGFALPLKEEHKIFLLKVLLPLHKVKSLSVYHPQLAYCVVQFLEKDSTLTEPTVMALLKYWPKTHSPKEVMFLNELEEILDVIEPSEFVKVMEPLFRQLAKCVSSPHFQVAERALYYWNNEYIMSLISDNAAKILPIMFPALYRNSKTHWNKTIHGLIYNALKLFMEMNQKLFDDCTQQFRAEKSKEKAKWKEREEAWLKIENLAKSNPQFMTYVDSVGSGSPMDMETDGPLLDDVNMLKKAVVEEATQIQKDQRRERPLMRRKSELPRDICTLTALELHRRAEEMLTTHDGH, encoded by the exons ATGCTGGCATGTGCTAGAGCTGCCAGCGGGATGGTTCTGGATGCACCGAGCTCCAATGGGCCTTTCCAGCCTGTGGCCCTCATGCATTTCAGAG ACGTTCCCCCTGCAGAGCAGGAGAAGCTCTTCATCCAGAAGTTGCGGCAGTGCTGCGTCCTCTTCGATTTTGTCTCAGACCCACTGAGCGACTTGAAATGGAAGGAGGTGAAACGGGCAGCGCTGAGCGAGATGGTGGAGTACATCACCCACAACAGGAACGTAATCACCGAACCCATCTACCCAGAGGTGGTTCATGTG TTTTCTGTGAACATGTTTCGAACGCTGCCACCGTCATCCAACCCCACGGGTGCTGAGTTCGACCCAGAGGAGGATGAGCCCACGTTAGAGGCCGCATGGCCACATCTACAG CTCGTCTATGAATTCATCCTACGTTTCTTAGAGTCACCTGACTTTCAACCAAACATAGCCAAAAAGTATATTGACCAGAAGTTTGTAATGCAG CTCTTAGAACTGTTTGACAGTGAAGACCCCAGGGAAAGAGATTTTTTAAAGACCACTCTACATCGCATCTATGGCAAGTTCCTGGGCCTGCGAGCGTACATTAGGAAACAGataaataacatattttataG tttcatttatgAGACTGAACATCATAATGGAATAGCAGAATTACTGGAAATATTAGGCAG CATAATCAATGGATTTGCATTACCATTGAAGGAAGAGCACAAGATATTCCTCCTGAAAGTTCTGCTGCCTTTACACAAAGTCAAGTCACTTAGTGTATATCACCCACAG CTGGCCTACTGTGTAGTACAGTTCCTAGAAAAGGACAGCACCCTCACAGAACCG acAGTGATGGCTTTGTTGAAGTACTGGCCAAAGACCCACAGTCCAAAAGAGGTCATGTTCCTCAACGAGCTGGAGGAGATCCTGGACGTCATCGAGCCGTCTGAGTTTGTTAAAGTCATGGAGCCCCTGTTCAGACAGCTGGCCAAGTGTGTGTCCAGCCCCCACTTTCAG GTAGCGGAGCGAGCTCTGTACTACTGGAACAATGAGTACATTATGAGCCTGATCAGTGACAATGCCGCCAAGATCCTGCCAATCATGTTCCCGGCCCTATACCGCAACTCCAAGACCCACTGGAACAA GACCATCCACGGGCTGATCTACAATGCTCTGAAACTCTTCATGGAGATGAACCAGAAGCTGTTCGATGACTGCACCCAGCAGTTCAGGGCAGAGAAAAGCAA AGAGAAAGCTaaatggaaggagagagaagaagcgTGGCTGAAGATTGAGAATCTCGCAAAGTCGAACCCACAG TTTATGACGTACGTGGACTCGGTGGGCTCAGGCAGTCCAATGGACATGGAGACAGACGGGCCACTGCTGGACGATGTCAATATGCTAAAGAAAGCCGTCGTGGAGGAAGCGACACAG ATCCAAAAAGACCAGAGGAGAGAGCGCCCATTGATGCGAAGGAAATCAGAGCTCCCCAGGGACATCTGCACGCTCACAGCCTTGGAGCTGCACCGGAGAGCCGAGGAAATGTTGACGACGCATGACGGCCACTAA